A DNA window from Halomonas zincidurans B6 contains the following coding sequences:
- a CDS encoding L-threonylcarbamoyladenylate synthase — protein MTQFFQIHPENPQKRLIDQAVKIIKEGGVIAYPTDSGYALGCHLGDKKAIEKIKWLRSLDDKHNFTLVCSDLSEIGTYAKVDNAVFRLLKNQTPGAYTFILNATSEVPRLLLHPKRRSIGVRVPDHRITLALLAALGEPLMSVTLIPVGEELPMTDPEMIRERFGAHLDLVVDGGACHLEPTTVIDLRELPPTIVREGRGDTAPFTA, from the coding sequence ATGACCCAATTCTTCCAGATTCACCCCGAGAACCCGCAGAAGCGGTTGATCGACCAGGCCGTCAAGATCATCAAGGAGGGTGGGGTGATCGCTTACCCCACCGATTCGGGCTACGCGCTGGGTTGCCACCTGGGCGACAAGAAGGCCATCGAGAAGATCAAGTGGCTGCGCTCGCTGGACGACAAGCACAACTTCACGCTGGTGTGTTCGGACCTGTCCGAGATCGGCACCTACGCCAAGGTCGACAACGCAGTGTTCCGCCTGCTCAAGAATCAGACGCCGGGCGCCTATACCTTCATTCTCAACGCCACCAGCGAGGTGCCGCGCCTGCTGCTGCATCCCAAGCGTCGCTCGATCGGCGTGCGGGTGCCCGACCATCGCATCACCCTCGCGCTGCTCGCGGCGCTCGGCGAGCCGCTGATGAGCGTGACGCTGATTCCGGTCGGCGAGGAGTTGCCGATGACCGACCCGGAGATGATTCGCGAACGCTTCGGCGCGCATCTCGACCTGGTCGTCGACGGCGGCGCCTGTCACCTGGAGCCAACCACGGTGATCGACCTGCGCGAACTGCCACCGACCATCGTCCGCGAAGGACGCGGCGATACCGCGCCGTTCACCGCCTAG
- a CDS encoding septation protein A, translating into MKLLIDFLPIAIFFAVYQFSDDIVLATLVLIPATLAQVGFVRWRYKRVEKMQLVTLALVVVLGGATVIFRNPAFIQWKPTVVNALFALVFLAAPLFGGKTLIERMMGHAMSLPAAAWKRLNLAWVAFFAAMALLNVYVFKTFDEATWVDFKLFGMLGLTLAFIIAQGFYLRRYLTSPQ; encoded by the coding sequence ATGAAGCTGCTTATCGACTTTCTGCCCATCGCGATCTTCTTTGCGGTCTACCAGTTCAGCGACGACATCGTGCTCGCCACCCTGGTACTGATTCCCGCCACGCTGGCTCAGGTCGGCTTCGTCCGCTGGCGCTACAAGCGCGTCGAGAAGATGCAGCTGGTCACCCTGGCACTGGTGGTCGTGCTGGGCGGGGCGACGGTGATATTTCGCAACCCGGCGTTCATCCAGTGGAAGCCGACCGTGGTCAATGCGCTGTTCGCGCTGGTCTTCCTGGCCGCGCCGCTGTTCGGCGGCAAGACGCTGATCGAACGCATGATGGGCCACGCCATGAGCCTGCCGGCAGCGGCCTGGAAGCGCCTCAATCTCGCCTGGGTCGCGTTCTTCGCCGCCATGGCGTTGCTCAACGTCTACGTCTTCAAGACCTTCGACGAGGCCACCTGGGTGGATTTCAAGCTGTTCGGCATGCTCGGCCTGACCCTGGCGTTCATCATCGCCCAGGGCTTCTATCTGCGTCGCTATCTGACCAGTCCCCAATGA
- a CDS encoding YciI family protein has protein sequence MLYAILSEDVKNSLDKRQSARPDHLARLEKLREEGRLVLAGPHPAVDADDPGDAGFSGSLVIAEFDSLDDARAWADADPYAIAGVYARVTVKPFKKVLP, from the coding sequence ATGCTCTACGCCATCCTCAGCGAAGACGTGAAGAACAGCCTGGACAAGCGCCAGTCGGCGCGCCCCGATCACCTGGCCCGGCTCGAGAAGCTGCGCGAAGAGGGGCGCCTGGTGCTGGCCGGCCCGCATCCGGCGGTCGATGCCGACGACCCCGGCGACGCCGGCTTCAGCGGCAGCCTGGTAATCGCCGAATTCGACAGCCTCGACGACGCCCGGGCCTGGGCCGATGCCGACCCGTACGCCATCGCCGGCGTCTACGCCAGGGTCACCGTCAAGCCGTTCAAGAAGGTCCTGCCCTGA
- a CDS encoding PHP domain-containing protein, with protein sequence MPMIALPDSLDAVAGVDLHMHSTASDGALLPAELMALCHGRGLSHVALTDHDTVAGMAEAAAAADRLGLKLLAGSELSVQWRGVNIHVLGYLPADVQGTLIEGLAAQAEARERRSVEIAKRLEAIGLDDALARARACAGSARPLGRPDFARALVEAGLVPDMAAAFKRYLGAGKRGDVKMHWPYLSAAIGWVRDAGGVASLAHPLRYGLTRRKRGLLLDDFAAAGGESVELISGFQNPDLSSDLARQLNERGLYASLGSDFHFPGGPLAPGSMSAAPRTPVAPLWRHPRLAAFAG encoded by the coding sequence ATGCCCATGATCGCACTCCCCGATTCGCTCGACGCCGTCGCCGGTGTCGATTTGCATATGCACTCCACCGCCTCCGACGGCGCATTGCTGCCCGCCGAGCTGATGGCGCTGTGCCACGGCCGCGGCCTGAGCCACGTGGCGCTGACCGATCACGATACCGTCGCGGGGATGGCCGAGGCCGCCGCGGCGGCCGATCGGCTGGGGCTCAAGCTGCTCGCGGGCAGCGAGCTGTCGGTGCAGTGGCGGGGCGTGAACATCCACGTGCTGGGCTATCTGCCCGCCGACGTGCAGGGTACGCTCATCGAGGGGTTGGCGGCGCAGGCCGAGGCCCGCGAGCGGCGCAGCGTCGAGATCGCCAAGCGGCTCGAGGCGATCGGCCTGGACGACGCGCTGGCCCGGGCGCGCGCCTGCGCCGGAAGTGCGCGCCCTCTGGGGCGGCCCGATTTCGCCCGGGCGCTGGTCGAGGCCGGCTTGGTGCCCGACATGGCCGCGGCGTTCAAGCGCTACCTGGGCGCCGGCAAGCGCGGCGACGTCAAGATGCACTGGCCGTACCTCAGCGCGGCGATCGGCTGGGTGCGCGACGCCGGCGGGGTGGCCTCGCTCGCCCACCCGCTGCGTTACGGGCTGACCCGACGCAAGCGCGGCCTGCTGCTCGACGACTTCGCCGCGGCCGGCGGCGAGTCGGTGGAATTGATCAGCGGCTTCCAGAATCCCGACCTGTCCAGCGATCTGGCGCGCCAGCTCAATGAGCGCGGCCTCTATGCCTCGCTGGGCAGCGATTTTCATTTTCCCGGCGGGCCGTTGGCGCCGGGCAGCATGAGCGCTGCGCCGCGTACCCCGGTCGCGCCGCTGTGGCGGCATCCGCGGTTGGCGGCATTCGCCGGTTGA
- the mnmC gene encoding bifunctional tRNA (5-methylaminomethyl-2-thiouridine)(34)-methyltransferase MnmD/FAD-dependent 5-carboxymethylaminomethyl-2-thiouridine(34) oxidoreductase MnmC encodes MPSADDPARPQSPLTALTPAELTWQMDEIGEAPHSSHFGDVYFSRHDGRAETQHVFIAGNDLPRRFAAWQASRPFVIGESGFGTGLNMLCAWACFETHAPGGARLHLVSTERFPLAHADLARALSAWPDLASKACRLLAQWPEPVSGVHRLWLADNVILDLHFGDSAECLARLDGHVDAWFLDGFAPGKNPEMWRPELFAAMALASRPAASVATFTCAGIVKRGLAAAGFAWRKAPGFGRKREMLCATLATPAEDERRRRTPWFIPPPPQPTRHVAVIGAGLAGGCVAQALARRGVQVILLDRQAPGAGASGNRQGALYVKLAAETNRQSRVYLAGLLHSRRWLAEIDPQRRLWQDCGVLQLATGERETRRQQRFLANHALPASVVEGLDEQQASQRAGLTGKLALAHGGLEYPQAGWVRPAELCRALAATPGVTFRRAAVESLRRDAAGWRLELAGGETLVADQVVIATATQASRFAQNADLPLQPIRGQLSSVALPPGSPTLERVVCAGGYVAPACDGVLSFGASFVPNDDDAALREADHAANLAELKRALPGFVQALEKAGARLAPGELDGRAAVRAASPDKTPYAGPVPDAPRWRADYASLAKDARRVPQTPGVHHPGLWISAAHGSRGLASAPLCAELIASRICNEPLPMERELADHLHPGRRLIAELVRANNPPVA; translated from the coding sequence CTGCCAAGCGCCGATGACCCTGCCCGTCCGCAGTCGCCGCTCACCGCGCTGACCCCGGCCGAACTGACCTGGCAGATGGACGAGATCGGCGAGGCGCCACACTCCAGCCACTTCGGCGACGTGTATTTCTCGCGCCACGATGGTCGCGCCGAGACCCAGCACGTGTTCATCGCCGGCAACGATCTGCCCCGGCGCTTCGCCGCCTGGCAAGCGTCGCGCCCGTTCGTGATCGGCGAGAGCGGTTTCGGCACCGGGCTCAACATGCTGTGCGCCTGGGCCTGCTTCGAGACTCATGCGCCGGGCGGAGCCCGCTTGCACCTGGTTTCCACCGAGCGCTTCCCGCTCGCCCACGCGGACCTTGCGCGCGCGCTGAGCGCCTGGCCGGATCTGGCGTCCAAGGCGTGTCGGCTGCTCGCGCAATGGCCCGAGCCGGTCAGTGGCGTGCACCGGCTATGGCTCGCCGACAACGTGATCCTCGATTTGCACTTCGGCGACAGCGCCGAGTGCCTGGCGCGGTTGGACGGCCACGTCGACGCCTGGTTTCTCGACGGCTTCGCGCCCGGCAAGAACCCCGAGATGTGGCGCCCGGAACTGTTCGCGGCCATGGCCCTGGCCAGCCGGCCGGCGGCGAGTGTGGCCACCTTCACCTGCGCCGGGATCGTCAAGCGCGGGCTCGCCGCCGCCGGCTTCGCCTGGCGCAAGGCGCCGGGCTTCGGTCGCAAGCGCGAAATGCTGTGCGCCACGTTGGCAACGCCCGCCGAGGACGAGCGGCGACGGCGGACGCCCTGGTTCATTCCGCCGCCGCCCCAGCCAACGCGGCACGTCGCGGTGATCGGCGCCGGACTGGCCGGTGGCTGCGTCGCCCAGGCCCTGGCGCGGCGCGGCGTCCAGGTCATCCTGCTCGATCGCCAGGCGCCCGGCGCCGGGGCCTCGGGCAATCGCCAGGGCGCGCTCTACGTCAAACTGGCCGCCGAGACCAATCGTCAGAGCCGCGTCTATCTGGCCGGGCTGCTGCACAGCCGGCGCTGGCTCGCCGAGATCGATCCGCAGCGCCGGCTGTGGCAGGACTGCGGCGTGCTGCAACTGGCGACGGGGGAGCGCGAGACGCGCCGTCAGCAGCGCTTTCTCGCCAATCACGCCCTGCCGGCGTCGGTGGTCGAGGGGCTCGACGAGCAGCAGGCCAGCCAGCGCGCCGGGCTGACCGGCAAGTTGGCGCTCGCTCATGGTGGCTTGGAGTATCCACAGGCCGGCTGGGTGCGCCCCGCTGAACTCTGCCGGGCATTGGCGGCCACGCCGGGCGTCACGTTCAGGCGCGCCGCGGTCGAAAGTCTGCGGCGCGACGCAGCGGGCTGGCGCTTGGAACTGGCGGGCGGCGAAACGCTCGTCGCCGATCAGGTGGTGATCGCCACGGCGACCCAGGCCAGCCGCTTCGCCCAGAACGCCGATTTGCCGTTGCAACCGATCCGCGGCCAGCTATCGAGCGTTGCGTTGCCACCGGGCAGCCCTACGCTCGAGCGGGTGGTCTGCGCCGGCGGTTACGTGGCGCCGGCCTGCGACGGCGTGCTGAGCTTCGGCGCCAGCTTCGTGCCCAACGATGACGACGCCGCGCTGCGCGAGGCCGATCATGCGGCGAACCTGGCCGAACTCAAGCGCGCACTGCCGGGCTTCGTGCAGGCGCTTGAGAAGGCCGGCGCGCGGCTGGCCCCGGGCGAACTCGACGGACGCGCCGCGGTGCGCGCGGCGAGCCCCGACAAGACGCCTTACGCCGGGCCGGTGCCGGATGCGCCCCGCTGGCGAGCCGACTACGCGTCGCTGGCCAAGGACGCCCGGCGCGTGCCGCAAACCCCCGGCGTCCATCATCCGGGGTTGTGGATCAGCGCCGCGCATGGCTCGCGGGGGCTGGCCAGCGCGCCGCTATGCGCCGAACTGATCGCCTCGCGGATCTGCAACGAGCCGTTGCCCATGGAACGCGAGCTCGCCGATCACCTGCATCCCGGCCGGCGCCTGATCGCCGAGCTGGTGCGCGCCAACAATCCGCCCGTGGCGTGA
- a CDS encoding sirohydrochlorin chelatase has translation MRKILLVDNGSLRPQATLNLRRLALALSRATGEAVEATSLLHSCKIDPEQLAGEKAVTLGPLAERSAAQGVTELIILPFFFGPSQALTDYLPERLAEVQASYPRLGIKVARPLVDHQATVDLRLAQLLADNVDILATRLQQALAGEPLLLELPALGAEIT, from the coding sequence ATGCGGAAGATACTGCTCGTCGACAACGGCTCGCTGCGTCCGCAGGCCACACTCAACCTGCGCCGGCTCGCCCTGGCCCTGAGCCGGGCCACAGGCGAGGCGGTCGAGGCCACCTCGCTGTTGCATTCCTGCAAGATCGACCCTGAGCAGCTCGCTGGCGAGAAGGCCGTGACGCTGGGGCCGCTGGCCGAGCGGTCCGCCGCGCAGGGCGTGACCGAGTTGATCATCCTGCCGTTCTTCTTCGGCCCCAGCCAGGCGTTGACCGACTACCTGCCCGAGCGGTTGGCCGAGGTCCAGGCCAGCTACCCGCGGCTCGGCATCAAGGTGGCCCGGCCGCTGGTCGACCACCAGGCGACGGTGGACCTGCGCCTGGCGCAGCTGCTGGCGGACAACGTGGACATCCTCGCCACCCGCCTGCAGCAAGCCCTCGCCGGCGAGCCACTGCTGCTGGAGCTGCCGGCCCTTGGCGCCGAGATCACTTGA